A genomic stretch from Peromyscus eremicus chromosome 6, PerEre_H2_v1, whole genome shotgun sequence includes:
- the LOC131913785 gene encoding speckle-type POZ protein-like, whose amino-acid sequence MSGDQTSQRCDHTEIRVQNIFYRWTISNFRFLLEEIQESIRSPTFSIGANDKWCLRIHPKGVDEESADYLSVYLVLLSCLKSPVWAKFQFLILSTDGETTHGESKTIVSRFEPGVELGFKKFILRNFLLSFVPWLLPDDKLTLLCKVSMVDDSLSTSDQNRKPRIQVPRCTLADELGELWENSQFTDCCLVVSGQEFQAHKAILAARSPVFRAMFQHDMKESRKNHFEISDLEPQVFKAMMDFIYTGTAPDLDSIAETLLAAAGRYGLERLKVMCEDALCRDLSVENAAHTLVLADLHRAGHLKTQALDFITAHASEISETSGWKTMVESCPHLLAESYHSLASAHCSFRQPPSNA is encoded by the coding sequence ATGTCAGGGGACCAGACATCCCAGAGATGTGACCACACCGAAATCAGAGTCCAGAATATTTTCTACAGGTGGACCATCAGCAACTTTCGTTTTCTTCTGGAGGAAATTCAGGAAAGCATTAGAAGCCCAACTTTCTCAATAGGAgccaatgacaaatggtgtttgagaATACACCCGAAGGGAGTGGATGAAGAAAGTGcagattacctgtcagtttacctagtgttgctcagctgtctaaagagtcctgtttgggcaaagttccagTTCTTGATATTAAGCACCGATGGAGAGACAACCCACGGTGAGAGCAAAACTATAGTCTCTAGGTTCGAGCCAGGTGTTGAACTGGGATTTAAAAAGTTCATCCTTCGAAACTTCCTCTTGTCCTTTGTACCTTGGCTTCTCCCAGATGACAAGCTCACCCTCCTCTGCAAGGTGAGCATGGTTGATGACTCTTTGAGCACCTCTGACCAGAACAGAAAGCCAAGAATTCAGGTTCCTAGATGCACCTTggcagatgagctaggagagctgtgggagaattcccaattcacagactgctgcctggtggtatctggccaggaatttcaggctcacaaggccatcttagcagctcgctctccagttttcagagccatgtttcaacatgacatgaaggagagcagaaagaaccACTTTGAGATCTCTGACCTGGAGCCGCAAgtcttcaaggcaatgatggacttcatttacacaggaacagcaccagacctggacagcataGCAGAAACTCTGCTGGCAGCTGCTGGCAGGTATGGCCTGGagcgtttgaaggtcatgtgtgaggatgccctctgcagggacctctctgtggagaatgctgcccacactcttGTCCTGGCTGACCTCCATAGAGCAGGGCATCTGAAAACCCAGGCATTGGATTTCATTACAGCACATGCTTCTGAGATCTCTGAGACTTCaggctggaagacaatggtgGAGTCATGTCCCCACTTGTTAGCTGAATCATACCATTCCCTGGCTTCTGCTCACTGCTCTTTCCGGCAGCCCCCCTCAAACGCCTAA